In Populus trichocarpa isolate Nisqually-1 chromosome 12, P.trichocarpa_v4.1, whole genome shotgun sequence, a genomic segment contains:
- the LOC18103220 gene encoding receptor-like protein 9DC3, whose translation MPFSLLLILNSQLYFESSKAAMGCSPLSLSQSFSFFLFVFHFHSTISSPLSSNYSSSSSSSSSHLCAHHQSLSLLQFKQSFSINSSASSDYYNCQYPFPKTESWKDGTDCCLWNGVSCDLKTGHVTGLNLSCSMLHGTLHSNNSLFSLHHLQKLDLSFNDFNTSHISSGFGQFSNLTLLNLSGSDLAGQVPLEISQLSKLVSLDLSDNDNLSLQPISFDKLVRNLTKLRELHLSWVNMSLVVPDSLMNLSSSLSSLKLIGCGLQGKLPSSMGKFKHLQYLDLGRNSLTGSIPYDFEQLTELVSLDFSWNNYLNLEPISFDKLVRNLTKLRELDLSSVNMSLVAPNSLTNLSSSLSYLSLLGCGLQGKFPGNIFHLPNLESLDLSYNQGLAGSFPSSNLSNVLSRLYLSNTRISVYLENDLISNLKSLEYMSLRDCNIIRSDLAPLANLTRLVYLDLSSNNLTGEIPSSLGNLVHLQYLILYSNNFMGQVPDSLANLVNLSYLDLSNNQLGGPIHSQLKTLSNLLGLSLYGNLFNGTIPSFLFALPSLYYLDLHDNNLIGNISELQHYSLIYLDLSNNHLHGTIPSSIFKQKNLEVLILASTSKLTGEITSSICKLRFLILLDLSNNSLSGSTPLCLGNFSNSLSVLHLGMNKLQGIIPSTFTKDNSLEYLNLNGNEFEGKIPSSINNCAMLEVLDLGNNKIEDTFPYFLEKLPKLQILVLKSNKLQGFVKGPTAHNSFSTLRILDISDNDFSGSLPTGYFNSLEAMMASDQNMIYMNATSYSSYVYSIDLT comes from the coding sequence ATGCCTTTCTCTTTACTTCTCATCCTTAATTCCCAGTTATACTTTGAATCCTCAAAGGCGGCCATGGGGTGTTCACCACTGTCCCTCTCTcaatctttctctttctttctgtttgtcTTCCATTTCCATTCTACAATTTCATCTCCACTCTCCTCAAAttactcctcctcctcctcctcctcttcttctcatTTGTGTGCTCATCAccaatctctttctctccttcaatTCAAACAATCATTCTCCATTAATAGTTCTGCTTCATCGGACTACTACAATTGTCAGTATCCCTTTCCAAAAACAGAGTCATGGAAAGACGGTACAGACTGCTGCTTGTGGAATGGGGTCTCTTGTGACCTGAAAACCGGGCATGTCACTGGACTGAACCTCTCTTGCAGCATGCTTCACGGAACCCTGCATTCTAataattctctcttctctctccatcATCTTCAAAAGCTCGACCTCTCTTTCAATGATTTCAACACCTCCCATATTTCTTCTGGATTTGGCCAGTTCTCCAATCTGACGCTTCTTAACCTTAGTGGTTCAGATCTTGCAGGCCAAGTTCCATTGGAAATCTCTCAACTCTCCAAATTGGTTTCACTTGATCTCTCTGATAATGACAATTTGAGTCTACaaccaatttcttttgacaagcTTGTTCGAAACCTAACCAAGCTTAGAGAACTCCATCTGAGTTGGGTAAACATGTCACTAGTTGTTCCCGATTCCTTGATGAATCTGTCTTCTTCTCTGTCATCACTCAAACTCATTGGCTGTGGATTGCAAGGAAAACTCCCATCCTCGATGGGGAAATTTAAGCACCTGCAGTACTTGGATCTTGGAAGGAACAGTCTTACTGGTTCAATTCCATATGATTTTGAGCAACTCACTGAGTTGGTTTCACTTGATTTCTCTTGGAACAACTATTTGAATCTAGAACCAATTTCATTTGACAAGCTTGTTCGAAACCTAACCAAGCTTAGAGAACTTGATTTGAGCTCTGTAAATATGTCTTTGGTTGCACCTAATTCCTTGACCAATTTGTCCTCTTCTTTGTCATATCTTTCGCTCCTTGGTTGTGGATTGCAGGGGAAATTCCCGGGTAACATCTTTCACCTCCCAAACCTTGAATCACTGGATCTGTCATACAACCAAGGCCTCGCTGGCTCTTTTCCTTCGTCCAATTTGAGTAATGTCCTCTCTCGGTTGTATCTTTCTAATACAagaatttcagtttatttagaAAACGACTTAATCAGTAATCTAAAGTCATTAGAATATATGTCTCTTCGTGATTGTAACATTATAAGGTCAGATCTAGCCCCGCTTGCTAATCTCACACGGCTCGTTTATTTAGACCTCTCAAGTAATAATTTGACCGGTGAGATCCCATCGTCACTTGGAAACCTTGTACACCTTCAATACTTGATTCTCTATTCCAATAATTTTATGGGTCAAGTTCCAGATTCTTTGGCTAACCTAGTTAATCTTTCATATTTAgatttatcaaataatcaacTAGGAGGACCTATCCATTCTCAATTAAAAACCCTTTCAAATCTATTGGGTCTAAGTTTATATGGTAACTTGTTCAATGGAACAATACCATCCTTTTTGTTTGCTCTTCCTTCTTTGTATTATCTTGACCTTCATGACAATAATCTCATAGGGAATATAAGTGAACTCCAACACTATTCATTGATTTACCTTGATTTGAGCAATAACCACTTGCATGGTACAATCCCAAGTTCGATTTTCAAACAAAAGAACTTGGAAGTCCTTATTCTTGCGTCCACTAGTAAATTGACAGGTGAGATTACTTCTTCTATTTGCAAGCTGAGATTCCTTATACTCCTGGACTTGTCCAACAACAGCTTGAGTGGTTCTACGCCACTATGTTTGGGGAACTTCAGCAACTCGCTCTCAGTATTGCATCTAGGCATGAACAAACTTCAAGGCATTATCCCTTCAACATTTACAAAGGATAATAGCTTGGAATATCTCAACCTCAATGGAAATGAATTCGAAGGGAAAATACCATCGTCTATCAACAACTGTGCAATGTTGGAAGTTCTTGATCTTGGCAACAATAAGATTGAGGATACATTTCCCTACTTTCTAGAAAAGCTTCCAAAGCTGCAAA